The window AGATAACAAGTTAGGAGCCAATTTCAGAGATCAGTTTATTGAGATTCATAACAATTCTGATCAGACTATTTATGCTGACGGTTTATATCTCGTATTTCTGGAAGGCAATATAAATAACAATCCAACCACCTATACTTTATCTAACGGGCAGTATGACTGGAGCAAAACTGCTGGTGGCGGGTCTGCTGCAAATACAGACTATGTGTACTCCAATATATTTATTAAAATACCTGGAAGCGGAAATCAATATCCAATTTTACCCGGAAAAAGTATTGTTATAGCTCAAACAGCCATTAATCATAAAATGCCTTTTGATGATATCAACGGTACAGGTGTAGCGATACAGGAGCCTGACAGAACTGTTGATTTGAGCCATGCAGACTTTGAAACCTATATGGGAGATTATAATACAAGCATTGGTAAGAAACCTTTTGCATGGGATATTCAGAATATTATGGTTCCGGATATGCTGGTGTCATACTGGAGTATTGCCTCTAATGACTTAATCCTGAATGTAAATTCCATGCTGGGATTGGGGATTCTGAGAGCAACTGATGCAGAAGTGGCAAGCTGGCAAAAGGTAGCCGCTCCTAAAGCTCCTGCCGGAACCCTGTTTTTACAAATTCCTAAAAACTATATCATTGACGGAATAGATATTACCGATAAAGAGCAGAAAGTTCCTAAAGACTTCCCTGCAGATATAGATGCTTCAAGAACTTTCATTGTCAACACACTTGGACAGGCTGAAGGTACTTTTTCCGGACTTTCTGTAATCCGTAAAACAAAGGAAATTATCAATGGACGTGTGGTGTTGCAGGATACAAATAATTCTGCCAATGATTTTGTAACGATTAAAGCAAACCCTCGAGGATATGCACAATAATAAGACAATTAAAGTTTTTCAATACGGTATATTAGGATTGGCCGCATTAGGCAGTCAGTTCTTTCATGCACAGGCAACTCAGTTAGACAGTATTAATATAAGTTCTGTAGAAAAGAATATCAGGATTAATGATCCTTATATTGCATTTTTTCAGCCTTTGGATTTTTCGCGTACAACCTTTCAGTATTCTTCTACAAAACAAAATTTTAAGAGAGTACAGACCGCGGGAGAAACAGGAAGCTTTAGTTTTCAGTCAGAAGGAGTTTATCAACTTAATGATAAAATTGCATTATCAGGAAGGCTTAAAGCAGACAAAACTACTGAAGAAGATGTTCCTTATATCCTAAGTGACGAGAGAACTGCCAACTCTTCTTTTATTTATAACCCTTCTTATTATTGGGTTTCCCGCTCGGCAAGATGGCAGAAACAAAGCTATTTTATCAACGGGCAGTTTGCTTATAATCCTGTAAAACCAGTGATTCTTCAAGTAGGAGGAGAAGGGGCTTATGCTAAATCTTACCGCCAGAATGCAGACCCAAGGCCTAAAGTAGACGATTATAAATATAAAGCATTTGCAAAATTAGGGTTAAAATGGAAGCAGCATGCCATTTTCGGAAAGCTGAGTTACGTACACCATTATAAGGGAAACGATATCATGTTTGTGAATATGAAAGGAAATGTACCTGCGAACGACAGCATTTATATCCGCTATAATGAAGGTTATGGTAATCAGTATATCGGAAATACCCAGTACAAAACTTCCGAATATAAAATGGGAGGTTATATCTGGGGGGGAGAATATGCTTTTAACAGTGCGGATACCCATTTCTCTGCCGGATATGATTATAAAAACCTGATTGAACGTTTCTACAGAGTTTTCGAATATCAGGATGCTAGCTTTAACTGGCATAAAGACTATACAAAATATTCCGGCCTGAAAACAGATCTGCACAGTTTCTACCTTAATTTTTTAGGAAATTATAATGGAAAAAAATGGGCTTCCATGATGACGTATCAGGATCAGCTGGATACCAATTACAACTATCCTCTGGAGTACACATCGTACCGTCTGGAACATAAAAATCTTTTCTGGCAGAATAGTGTAGTTTGGTTTAATCATAAAAATGAAGCATTCAAAGTCCTTTTTGATGCAGCATATGGGAAAAATCATGTAAAAGATTTATCAGTAGTAATGGACAGAAAACTTTCCTTTTTCAATTACCGTCTGGGAGCAGAAAAGGAATTTGTTTTAAAACCTTCGCATAAATTAGCTGTTGGTCTTTCTCAAAATCTGTATGTTCCATTGGAAAAAGAATTCAATTATCAGCCTTATCAAAGCACAAAAGAGAATATCTTTGCAACTAAAATCGCTCAGCCGGACTTTGCTTATGATGCAACGCCTAAGATTGGTCTTAATTTTAACGCAAGTTATATTTTCGATCAGAATAAAATCAGGTATGAGCTGTTTGGAAGTTTTTCACAAACCTGGCTGATGAACAGTACGTATAAAAATCAAGTGAACTACAATGGCAAAGCTAACCATGTTGCCTTAGTAGGATTGAATGTTTATTATTAAAAAATAAATGAAAGACAGATATCTCGCTTTTCTGGCCATTGCCGGAATAGTATGTTTATTAAGTTATACTTCAAATGACCCTACGGGATATACCGCGGAAGAGCTTCGTACTTTATACAGCAGCGGGGATCAGAATAAATGGCCGGCTGCCCACTTATTTGACGAAGCGAAAGAAGGGTTTCAGGATATAGGACCTTTACCTAAAATGAATTTTCCTGATGACAATCCCTATTCCGAAGATAAAATGGAGCTGGGGAAAATGTTATTTTTTGATCCGAGACTTTCCAAAAGCGGACAGATCTCCTGTGCCAACTGTCATAATCCTGAAATTGGCTGGTCAGACGGAAGCAGGGTGTCCTTTGGCCACGACAGGCAGACGGGAACTAGAAATGCTCCGACTTTAGTGAACATTGGTTATGCAAAAACGTTTTTCTGGGATGGCCGTTCAGCGACTTTGGAAGAGCAGGTGAAAGCTCCTATCGAAAATCCGGTAGAAATGAATCTTCATATGTCAATGGCCACAAAGAATATCAGAAAGATTAAAGGCTATAAAACTTTCTTTGTAAAAGCCTTCGGGAATGGGGAAGTAACGGAAGAGAAAATTGCAAAAGCTGTTGCAACATTTGAACGCTCTCTGATAAGCCCGCCATC of the Chryseobacterium viscerum genome contains:
- a CDS encoding cytochrome-c peroxidase; the protein is MKDRYLAFLAIAGIVCLLSYTSNDPTGYTAEELRTLYSSGDQNKWPAAHLFDEAKEGFQDIGPLPKMNFPDDNPYSEDKMELGKMLFFDPRLSKSGQISCANCHNPEIGWSDGSRVSFGHDRQTGTRNAPTLVNIGYAKTFFWDGRSATLEEQVKAPIENPVEMNLHMSMATKNIRKIKGYKTFFVKAFGNGEVTEEKIAKAVATFERSLISPPSKFDKFVTGKKDALTDSEINGLHLFRTKANCINCHNTPYFSDQKFHNLGLTYYGKKYEDLGRYIVTKKNEDVGKFKTPTLREVSENKPYMHNGLFPELANIVMMYNAGMGRETPKGDQINDPKFPHKSGMVEKLNLTDDEVFDIVAFLKTLNSYKYKMRPPELPKS
- a CDS encoding DUF4876 domain-containing protein — translated: MKRLILLLMIPVLILSGCNRDDDFGGNNEIKPVPFTVNIKYDASKYPSVADKGVANVTVILKNAATEDQIIGKTNADGDLILDAVLPGTYSIQAELQLKQSEYEQQIGEETIYEIVHFGGFDEKVTVNANTSSKLVRITSGNLGDLVIKQYYYAGSDNKLGANFRDQFIEIHNNSDQTIYADGLYLVFLEGNINNNPTTYTLSNGQYDWSKTAGGGSAANTDYVYSNIFIKIPGSGNQYPILPGKSIVIAQTAINHKMPFDDINGTGVAIQEPDRTVDLSHADFETYMGDYNTSIGKKPFAWDIQNIMVPDMLVSYWSIASNDLILNVNSMLGLGILRATDAEVASWQKVAAPKAPAGTLFLQIPKNYIIDGIDITDKEQKVPKDFPADIDASRTFIVNTLGQAEGTFSGLSVIRKTKEIINGRVVLQDTNNSANDFVTIKANPRGYAQ
- a CDS encoding DUF6850 family outer membrane beta-barrel protein, whose amino-acid sequence is MHNNKTIKVFQYGILGLAALGSQFFHAQATQLDSINISSVEKNIRINDPYIAFFQPLDFSRTTFQYSSTKQNFKRVQTAGETGSFSFQSEGVYQLNDKIALSGRLKADKTTEEDVPYILSDERTANSSFIYNPSYYWVSRSARWQKQSYFINGQFAYNPVKPVILQVGGEGAYAKSYRQNADPRPKVDDYKYKAFAKLGLKWKQHAIFGKLSYVHHYKGNDIMFVNMKGNVPANDSIYIRYNEGYGNQYIGNTQYKTSEYKMGGYIWGGEYAFNSADTHFSAGYDYKNLIERFYRVFEYQDASFNWHKDYTKYSGLKTDLHSFYLNFLGNYNGKKWASMMTYQDQLDTNYNYPLEYTSYRLEHKNLFWQNSVVWFNHKNEAFKVLFDAAYGKNHVKDLSVVMDRKLSFFNYRLGAEKEFVLKPSHKLAVGLSQNLYVPLEKEFNYQPYQSTKENIFATKIAQPDFAYDATPKIGLNFNASYIFDQNKIRYELFGSFSQTWLMNSTYKNQVNYNGKANHVALVGLNVYY